One genomic region from Passer domesticus isolate bPasDom1 unplaced genomic scaffold, bPasDom1.hap1 HAP1_SCAFFOLD_258, whole genome shotgun sequence encodes:
- the LOC135292256 gene encoding basic proline-rich protein-like, which yields MFNCCSHGTLLHFGLQSSRLNICYYHQDLHLRRLHPGPRPRLRGAPQRPSYSSRPSPRGHRTAGDGRINQHLFWALMSVGIGRLNPAFGSSRSASSAYQKWPTEHSHSTARLHASEPAPLPIETAPGAGGPGPRTPARNAALRGRRPPRGATPPATAPPTGGEEGAAAVLSLGPGIRRDLLPGGSNTRQPLARRRATCPPEAFPADPEPVAAHRRGGNAPGQGRPPAGRRSPHRPAPPGPPPRTELRRRTGRRGRPADGRLFLPPCRPSRPAPTAAPAGARAPGDEEGRTGGRGAENGRPHPVSENRKGSAAETAPKDAGRAARGGLGGDRDERTTAPSRAGDRDRGGPAKEEGVTTPVPRPSRPTRARQHGTVPAGYPPADSRPHGGEARGRGPRLAPPLGPLSLSALGGARSTPSLSRSLPGRRHRTAARPRRGRAPPQRLAPGAGSYGALPESAFRGTKALRGRPRPRRRPPGRRERIEAAEGNRSPRRAPTAFPPGTGRPPPPPPTAGNGPARRPQPRRRGGPRTAIDRQATLRQAETPPRVPFFGGGPGARARPGLRAEGQHGARRTAGGTAARPTSIARDDTHAHAAGGTTAVGPRTRRLPFAAPRRGRLSPAALQRSRRHAPTTAPPARPPREPLPSERPATGGRTPSPVPEADATETRAGAAGARGRPGGGPAAAAAALPGPPQPRRAVGAPSPGHAPGGRRTAPSRGATPARRAPTRRPGGEAPPRLPARPPFGPHAAGKGDGNATGEARAGTADGAGGRRPAGRPRPPGREGGTLAERRRRRSARGRPRSRASADGGTAERSPQTGWGGGRAGDVRRTAPPVRSRRRPSRGEARPRQGESGQGESAAGAGGRNPAAEERQRARALCRHRPGFEGSGSAGPAARPRAAASPPRPGRREGGAGRPSPARRGYPPPARAAETTAAAGARPVATDTTAGDRRERLPTPQWRRATARRTPAAAGTAAAAAAGRAEPPESLNRRPARRAPFGPRGV from the exons ATGTTCAACTGCTGTTCACATGGAACCCTGCTCCACTTCGGCCTTCAAAGCTCTCGTTTGAATATTTGCTACTACCACCAAGATCTGCACCTGCGGCGGCTCCACCCGGGCCCACGCCCCAGGCTTCGAGGCGCACCGCAGCGGCCCTCCTACTCGTCGCGGCCTAGCCCCCGCGGGCATCGCACTGCCGGCGACGGCCGG ATCAACCAACACCTTTTCTGGGCTCTGATGAGCGTCGGCATCGGGCGCCTTAACCCGGCGTTCGGTTCATCCCGCAGCGCCAGTTCTGCTTACCAAAAGTGGCCCACTGAGCACTCGCATTCCACGGCGCGGCTCCACGCCAGCGAGCCGGCCCCCTTACCCATTGAAA CGGCGCCGGgggccggcgggcccggcccccgcaCCCCCGCGCGAAACGCCGCGCTGCGAGGACGCCGCCCCCCGAGGGGGGCGACGCCCCCCGCCACGGCGCCGCCGACGGGGGGGGAGGAGGGCGCGGCGGCGGTCCTCTCCCTCGGCCCCGGGATTCGGCGAGACCTGCTGCCCGGGGGCTCTAACACCCGGCAGCCGCTCGCGCGGCGCCGGGCCACCTGCCCGCCGGAGGCCTTCCCAGCCGACCCGGAGCCGGTCGCGGCGCACCGCCGCGGAGGAAATGCGCCCGGCCAGGGCCGgccgccggccgggcggcggtcCCCGCACCGGCCCgccccccccggcccgcccccgcggACGG AGCTGCGCCGCCGCACCGGCCGACGGGGCCGGCCGGCCGACGGAcggcttttccttcctccctgccgACCCAGCCGTCCCGCCCCtaccgccgcccccgccggcgcCCGCGCGCCGGGGGACGAGGAGGGGCGAACCGGAGGGAGAGGCGCGGAGAACGGGAGACCCCATCCCGTAAGCGAGAACCGAAAAGGGAGCGCGGCGGAGACGGCCCCGAAGGAcgccggccgggcggcgcgCGGCGGCCTCGGCGGGGACAGAGACGAGAGAACGACGGCGCCCTCGCGCGCCGGAGACCGCGACAGAGGGGGACCGGCGAAGGAGGAGGGGGTCACAACCCCCGTTCCCCGGCCCTCCCGCCCGACGCGCGCGCGGCAGCACGGCACGGTACCCGCCGGGTACCCACCCGCAGACAGCCGCCCGCACGGGGGGGAAGCCCGGGGGCGAGGCCCGCGCCTCGCCCCCCCTCTcggccctctctctctctcggccCTCGGCGGCGCGCGTTCGACGCcgtctctctctcgctctctccccggccgccgccaccgcactgcggcgcggccccggcggggacgAGCTCCACCCCAGCGGCTCGCTCCGGGAGCGGGGAGCTACGGAGCGCTCCCCGAGTCTGCATTTAGGGGGACGAAGGCCCTGCGCGGCCGACCGCGACCGCGACGACGCCCGCCGGGCCGCAGGGAAAGGATCGAGGCCGCCGAGGGGAACCGCTCCCCTCGCCGCGCCCCTACCGCCTTCCCTCCGGGCAccggccggccgccgccgccgccgcccaccGCGGGCAACGGGCCTGCGAGGCGACCCCAGCCGCGCCGCCGGGGTGGCCCCCGGACGGCGATTGATCGTCAAGCGACGCTCAGACAGGC GGAGACGCCGCCTCGTGTGCCGTTCTTCGGAGGCGGCCCAGGCGCCCGGGCTCGGCCCGGCCTCCGCGCGGAGGGCCAGCACGGCGCGCGACGGACCGCGGGGGGCACGGCGGCCCGCCCGACCTCGATTGCACGGGACGACACACACGCACACGCGGCCGGGGGCACGACGGCCGTCGGCCCCCGCACGCGCCGGCTCCCCttcgccgcgccgcgccgcggcCGGCTCTCCCCAGCGGCCTTGCAACGCTCGAGACGGCACGCGCCGACGACCGCACCGCCGGCGCGCCCCCCGCGGGAACCGCTCCCGTCGGAAAGGCCAGCGACCGGCGGCCGCACCCCGTCGCCGGTGCCGGAGGCGGACGCCACCGAGACCCGAGCCGGCGCCGCGGGTGCCCGaggccggccgggcggcggacccgccgccgccgcggccgccctgccgggcccaCCGCAGCCGCGTCGCGCCGTCGGGGCCCCTTCCCCCGGGCACGCGCCCGGCGGAAGGCGTACGGCGCCGAGCCGGGGGGCAACGCCCGCTCGCCGCGCTCCCACGCGGAGACCGGGCGGGGAAGCGCCCCCGCGGCTGCCCGCACGCCCTCCCTTCGGCCCACACGCGGCCGGGAAGGGCGACGGGAACGCGACGGGTGAGGCCCGGGCCGGGACGGCCGACGGCGCCGGAGGGCGCCGCCCGGcaggccgcccccgcccccccggGCGGGAGGGGGGGACACTCGCCGAGCGGCGACGCCGCCGCTCGGCACGGGGCCGCCCGCGCTCGCGGGCCTCCGCCGACGGAGGCACCGCCGAGCGCTCGCCCCAGACGGGGTGGGGGGGCGGTCGGGCCGGGGACGTCCGGCGGACGGCGCCGCCGGTGCGTTCGAGGAGAAGGCCGTCGAGGGGAGAGGCACGGCCGCGCCAAGGAGAGAGCGGCCAAGGAGAGAGCGCGGCGGGCGCCGGCGGCCGCAACCCCGCggctgaggaaaggcagagagcgCGCGCTCTCTGCCGGCATCGCCCCGGTTTCGAGGGGAGCGGGTcggccggccccgcggcacGACCGCGCGCCGCGGCCTCTCCGCCGAGGCCGGGCCGCAGAGAGGGGGGGGCAGGGCGCCCctccccggcgcggcgcggttACCCGCCGCCCGCGCGCGCGGCGGAGAcgacggcggcggcgggcgcgcggcCGGTGGCAACGGACACCACCGCAGGGGATCGGCGGGAGCGGCTCCCCACCCCTCAGTGGCGCCGCGCCACCGCCCGGCGCACGCctgccgccgccggcaccgccgccgccgccgcggcggggCGCGCCGAGCCGCCCGAGTCTTTAaaccgccgcccggcccggcgggccccttTCGGCCCCCGCGGCGTTTGA